The nucleotide sequence CTCGGGCATCCCTTGTcgagtttgtgtgtgtgtgtgtgtgtgtgtgtgtcaacGTCTTCCAAGGCTCGCCCCGGAGCAACGCACCTTCGCATTCGCTGTCAAGCGGCCGTATATGTCTTCCGTcctctcgcccctccccctcctgcccAGTCCCTAACGACCTCTGTCCACTTTCAAACCACATTCCACCTGCGGGCACCTCGTCTTCCCAGCCTCCGTTCTCTGccagccgcacacacgcacacggctACAAACATCTTCTGCACATCAccacacaggcgcacgcgtATCTGAATCGGACCCAACAGACACGAATGCGACACGCAGCACGACAGCGCGCCTTCTCTACATGTCCACCAGGCGAGAGAGCTTCTGAATGCGGTTCAGTAGCAGGTCGCCGCTCTTCACAATGCGATGGTAGTCGAAGTTCGTTGTGTCGCCGCGGTATGTCTCGACACTGCCGTCGACGCGGTCCACTTTGCACGCGATGCGCTCGTTGGAGATCAGCGTGCACAACATGCTGtccagcgccggcaccggaATACCGAAGGCCGCACCCATCGACTCCAGCGTGACACTGCTGTATGAATCCAGGAACTGCGTGAAGACGAGCACCCGCATCTCGCGGAAGAAGTAGCTGACGTGCGGAGAGAGGTAGACGACCTTGCGCAGATGCTGGCACACCACCTCCAGATTGGGGAACACCTTGTTGTATTGACAGTCGTAGATCGAGTTCACCAACTCCCGCACATCGTCGACGCCGGTGCGGTTAACCTCGGGGCTATACACGATacgcttgcgcagctccggTCGGCTGAGGACCGGGAGGCTTGCGACTACGGTAATGAAAACGAAGTCCTGAAACGTCAGAAGCTCGCCAGCCGCAAACGTCGTGATGgagtcgagcagcagcgcggacCCACGCTGGAAGTCGCGAATAAACACGTGATAGATGCCCTcgtacacacgcaggcgGTTGCGGCGCTCCCAGTCGCCGTCTTTCATGAGACGATGTGCGTCCGTGATTCCCTTGGCGGCAATGTCGTTGTCGGAAAAGGCAATGCCGAGGCGAATGCGCTGGAAGTACAGGTCCAGCTTCGGGCCTGTCGCGAGCGTCTTGGCGGCGCACTCCTCGTTCGTCTTCATGCACATCTCGAGGTCTCCAATGCGGGCGTAGTGATCGCACTTGGCCTGTAGCACATCGCGCACCTCCGTGTCGCCGAGGTTGTCGACCGCATCCTTCAGCCGCGCGTCGAAGGCGGCCACCTTCTTGGCGTTGATGGCGTCCATCTCTGCCAACTTCGACTCATCGAGCGGGACCCCGAGAGCCTCGCAGACTAAGCGGATGTAGGGCGCCATGTTGTgcttctccatctcctccatcatcgccgccttGGCCGTCTCTCGCTCCTCGGAGGAGCTCCACGGCGAAGTCAGCGTGTGACGGATATACAGCAGCGTGAGCAAC is from Leishmania infantum JPCM5 genome chromosome 32 and encodes:
- a CDS encoding putative proteasome regulatory non-ATP-ase subunit, giving the protein MSSPPPPRNIEEDLHKNEEEKPAPELDDADIPVDPLLTLLYIRHTLTSPWSSSEERETAKAAMMEEMEKHNMAPYIRLVCEALGVPLDESKLAEMDAINAKKVAAFDARLKDAVDNLGDTEVRDVLQAKCDHYARIGDLEMCMKTNEECAAKTLATGPKLDLYFQRIRLGIAFSDNDIAAKGITDAHRLMKDGDWERRNRLRVYEGIYHVFIRDFQRGSALLLDSITTFAAGELLTFQDFVFITVVASLPVLSRPELRKRIVYSPEVNRTGVDDVRELVNSIYDCQYNKVFPNLEVVCQHLRKVVYLSPHVSYFFREMRVLVFTQFLDSYSSVTLESMGAAFGIPVPALDSMLCTLISNERIACKVDRVDGSVETYRGDTTNFDYHRIVKSGDLLLNRIQKLSRLVDM